A genome region from Polypterus senegalus isolate Bchr_013 chromosome 7, ASM1683550v1, whole genome shotgun sequence includes the following:
- the LOC120532036 gene encoding probable G-protein coupled receptor 176, with the protein MDFPMRAIECIIYLGMLVVGLIGNGVLLHAARQSMADRRRTSCMMLFFVAIVHLCRIMVVNILSVFYSVGGVIIFNMVGCKVFKFTSALTMMLAIWFTLYVAIFYLIRLDRVVHPLPLSVPRNQQTNNFTGMLILWATGLIVSCPLLVFTDMSNIQSNATYPFLSQVYTGCNVNYGSSIVYRIYGLAILTSVDAVPLVALLLVSIRIVLLLRERQTAPFGGIWMGEDAIEREIVYASKLILPLTVLLTSLWVSHFTLLEVVDELASYSFLPALLAALSSAYSAFSPYIFLAINYKVRECLKSLCFPPQSQSWIDVSAISPYHF; encoded by the coding sequence ATGGATTTTCCTATGCGAGCCATTGAGTGTATTATTTACTTGGGCATGCTGGTTGTTGGCCTCATTGGTAATGGTGTACTCCTGCACGCTGCTCGGCAATCTATGGCTGACCGACGAAGGACTTCCTGCATGATGCTCTTTTTTGTTGCCATTGTTCATCTGTGCAGAATAATGGTGGTGAATATACTGAGCGTTTTTTATAGTGTCGGAGGTGTTATCATTTTTAACATGGTTGGTTGCAAAGTATTTAAGTTTACATCTGCTTTAACTATGATGCTCGCTATTTGGTTTACTCTATATGTGGCTATCTTTTACTTAATCAGACTTGACAGAGTAGTGCATCCTTTGCCATTGTCAGTCCCTAGAAACCAACAAACAAATAATTTCACTGGAATGCTAATACTATGGGCTACAGGACTTATAGTGAGCTGCCCTCTTTTGGTGTTCACCGATATGAGCAATATCCAATCGAATGCCACTTACCCTTTTCTAAGTCAGGTCTATACTGGATGTAATGTTAACTATGGGAGCTCAATTGTATATCGGATTTATGGACTGGCTATTTTAACCTCAGTGGATGCGGTACCATTGGTAGCTCTCTTGCTTGTCAGCATTCGCATTGTTCTACTTCTCAGAGAACGTCAGACTGCACCGTTTGGAGGAATTTGGATGGGTGAAGATGCAATTGAAAGAGAAATTGTTTATGCTTCTAAACTGATTCTGCCCCTCACTGTACTGCTGACCAGCCTGTGGGTTTCACATTTTACTTTGCTGGAAGTCGTAGATGAACTGGCTTCTTATAGTTTTCTGCCAGCGTTGCTTGCTGCACTGTCTTCTGCCTATTCTGCTTTCAGTCCCTACATTTTCCTTGCAATTAACTACAAAGTACGAGAATGTTTAAAATCCTTATGTTTTCCACCACAGTCTCAAAGCTGGATTGACGTGTCCGCAATTTCTCCCTATCATTTCTAA